From Cucumis melo cultivar AY chromosome 1, USDA_Cmelo_AY_1.0, whole genome shotgun sequence, a single genomic window includes:
- the LOC103495564 gene encoding uncharacterized protein LOC103495564: MSFFSKFSSCWRSAAVAPRVYLGDAVSEEVKAEQSVVRPRSSKSDSAAHWQPALDAIVEDGKGAQSRWKKSREKKPEKKTSGRQGRFMTKSYGYYDGRDDYWRNSMAMAMPAFSPVPSMF; this comes from the exons ATgtcattcttttcaaaattcaGCTCTTGTTGGCGGTCAGCGGCGGTGGCGCCGCGTGTCTACCTGGGCGACGCCGTGTCGGAGGAGGTGAAAGCGGAGCAGAGCGTCGTGAGACCGAGGAGTTCGAAGTCGGATTCAGCAGCGCATTGGCAGCCGGCGTTGGATGCCATTGTGGAGGATGGTAAGGGAGCTCAGTCGCGGTGGAAGAAATCCAGGGAAAAGAAGCCGGAGAAGAAGACGTCCGGGCGGCAGGGCAGGTTTATGACTAAGTCGTATGGTTATTACGATGGGAGAGATGATTACTG GAGAAACTCAATGGCTATGGCTATGCCGGCGTTTTCACCGGTACCATCCATGTTTTGA
- the LOC103495563 gene encoding scarecrow-like protein 32 produces MRAEVRGKTSSVSVHNNSTILNRADNSSVYGALKGCLGSLDGGCIEKLLVHCGSALESHDVTLAQQVMWVLNNVASLVGDPNQRLTSWFLRALVSRASRVCPSPSPTSMSFNGSSIRVETRLMSVTDLARYVDVIPWHRFGFCAANIAIYKAIERYQKVHILDFSISHCMQWPTLIDALSKRPQGPPSLRITVPSFRPQVPPLLNIPTQQIGLCLTKFANSKNIPFQFNLFPYNHNNNNIIISLFDPSILNLQHDEALVINCQHWLRYVSDDEKDDFINATKRLNPRITVVVDEDFDLTDSSLASRITTSFNYFWIPFDALETFLSKDSTQRLEYEADVGQRIENIIGFEGKQRVERLESCVKVSERMRNGGYLNQPFCDEAADEVKALLAEQASGWGMKREEDALVLTWKGHNAVFVTAWVSSDDEIVVA; encoded by the exons ATGAGAGCAGAAGTGAGGGGGAAAACGAGTTCAGTTTCAGTGCATAATAATTCAACGATTTTGAATAGGGCTGATAATAGTTCAGTTTATGGTGCGTTAAAGGGGTGCCTTGGGAGCTTAGACGGTGGTTGTATTGAGAAGCTTTTGGTTCATTGTGGCAGTGCTCTTGAGAGCCATGATGTGACTTTGGCTCAGCAAGTTATGTGGGTTCTTAATAACGTTGCTTCACTGGTTGGGGACCCTAACCAACGCCTCACTTCTTGGTTTTTGAGGGCTTTAGTTTCTAGGGCCTCTAGGGTTTGTCCTTCTCCGTCTCCAACTTCGATGAGTTTTAATGGAAGTAGTATTCGTGTTGAGACAAGGTTGATGTCCGTTACTGACCTTGCCAG ATACGTAGACGTGATTCCATGGCATCGATTTGGGTTTTGTGCAGCAAACATTGCTATATACAAAGCAATTGAAAGGTACCAAAAAGTTCATATATTAGACTTCAGCATTTCTCATTGTATGCAATGGCCAACTCTCATTGATGCCTTATCCAAAAGACCACAAGGCCCTCCTTCCCTTCGTATCACTGTCCCTTCTTTTAGGCCACAAGTTCCCCCTTTACTCAATATACCCACTCAACAAATTGGCCTTTGTTTAACCAAATTTGCCAATTCCAAAAACATCCCATTTCAATTCAATCTCTTTCCTTATAaccacaataataataatattattatttcattattcGATCCTTCAATTTTAAATCTCCAACATGACGAGGCCTTGGTCATAAATTGCCAACACTGGCTACGATACGTCTCCGACGACGAAAAAGACGACTTCATTAACGCCACGAAACGTCTCAACCCACGAATCACGGTCGTGGTCGACGAAGATTTCGACTTGACAGACTCGAGTCTCGCCTCGAGAATTACAAcaagttttaattatttttggataCCGTTCGACGCGCTCGAAACTTTCTTGTCGAAAGATAGCACGCAAAGGCTCGAGTACGAGGCAGACGTCGGGCAACGGATTGAGAATATTATTGGGTTTGAAGGGAAGCAAAGGGTGGAGAGATTGGAAAGTTGTGTGAAGGTTTCTGAGAGAATGAGGAATGGTGGGTACTTAAACCAACCGTTTTGTGATGAAGCAGCAGATGAGGTGAAAGCCTTGCTGGCTGAGCAGGCTAGTGGATGGGGGATGAAGAGAGAAGAAGATGCATTGGTGCTGACGTGGAAGGGCCATAATGCAGTGTTTGTTACAGCTTGGGTTAGCAGTGATGATGAAATTGTTGTGGCTTGA
- the LOC103495565 gene encoding histone-lysine N-methyltransferase ATXR3 — MGDGGVACIPLQQQQQHIMETFPIPSEKMLCAGKNNGFNSKSTVKFSEAERKQKMKLKKEEVVAKDVELGRTESGLDKPGKSSREVGHAENGVDNAEKDEVEEGEFGTLKWSRVEVENGEFVPEKSRRSGIENSEKWRKAEIDKGENVRGKWRRGDIEKGEIVPEKSRKGEVDNRSRRLAKDEIERGEFIPDRWEKGDILKDDFRYSRTRRYEPEKDRAWKNVREPTPPLVKYSTDDGTRRKELNRSGNQHGKTTPRWETGQDRGSRYGSKLMNDEVSHRNDYNDGKNFGKDYSSCNRLKRYSLESDNFERKHYGDYGDYAGSKSRRLSEDSSRTAHSDHYSIRPMERSCKNSSSSSRISSSDKFSTRHYESSSTSSREAYSRHAHSPGHSDRSPREKARYHDHRDRSPAHRDRSPFIGERSPYGRDKSPYDRSRHYDHRYRSPLAERSPQDRARCHSRRDRTPNYLDRSPLERSRTNNHRETSRRSKGEKHNNVSRTREDKTTPKDPDGRESVAKESYDEINEQNTNGSIETVGDCRSYEGEEKSQSPNQTSIELSHVDGVPEELPSMEEDMDICDTPPHAPLVTDTSTGKWFYIDYYGLERGPTRLYDLKALVEEGSLMSDHFIKHLDSDRWVTVENAVSPLVTINFPSIVPDSVTQLVSPPEATGNVLVDITDTGQLGIQGGHSEPNQIPSGGSILPSDEGVDASEPLGDLHIDERIGALLEDITVIPGKELETIAEVLQMNLDGEQWERLAISEGFSDHVSEQLDQSTDDVVEFSDFVTSVDSGSQKNVSSDKEFAVDDGDWTSGPWSCKGGDWRRNEESAQERNGRKKLVLNDGFPLCQMSKSGYEDPRWHQKDELYYPSQSKRLDLPPWAFTCLDDRSTVTIRGTKGTMLPVIRINACVVKDHGSFVSEPRMKVRGKGHSRSRLFSSNTDGKRSTDGDSLSKIARDVSSERSLKATAFVSIPKDRLCSYDDLQLHFGDWYYLDGAGHECGPSSFSELQLLVDHGIIQKNSSVFRKFDRVWVPVTSFAECSESTRRIQREKIPLLGETTKNPVSVSGDDSFSGLVTTSNMFHELHPQFVGYTRGKLHELVMKFYKSREFAAAINDVLDPWINAKQPKKEMEKTMHWKSDGSARAAKRARVLVDESEDDYEMDEDLLHQRQKDEIAFEDLCGDATFPGEESTSLEVESWGFLDGHILARIFHFLQSDLKSLSFASVTCKHWRAAVRFYKDISKQVDLSSLGPNCTNSTFMNIMSTYNKEKVNFIVLIGCTNITPVVLEEILGMFPQLASIDVRGCSQFNDLPSKYPNINWMKRSLNATKNNEETHSKMRSLKHITDKSSSLSKIKGLSSNVDDFGELKQYFESVDKRESANQLFRRSLYKRSKVFDARKSSSIVSRDARMRQWSIKKSEVGYKRMVEFLASSLKEIMRDNTFEFFVPKVAEIQDRIRNGYYIKRGLGSVKEDISRMCRDAIKAKSRGDGDMNHIITLFIQLATRLEKKSKVHLEKEEVSSWEDDSSFRLGSSAASKYKRRLGKVGTERKYTSRSNGSIFGNGALDHGEYASDREIRRRLSRLNKKPIGSESETSDEFDRSSGDGKSGSENSASDTESDLEYSSGRLETRGDKCFILDEAFDSTMDDREWGARMTKASLVPPVTRKYELIDEYVVIADEEEVRRKMRVSLPDDYVEKLNAQKNGAEELDMELPEVKDYKPRKKIGDEVLEQEVYGIDPYTHNLLLDSVPEELDWSLMDKHMFIEDVLLRTLNKQAIHFTGTGNTPMKYPLLPVIEEIEKVAAAECDIRTMRLCQGILKAIHSRPEDKYVAYRKGLGVVCNKQEGFGEDDFVVEFLGEVYPVWKWYEKQDGIRSLQKNDKDPAPEFYNIYLERPKGDGDGYDLVVVDAMHKANYASRICHSCRPNCEAKVTAVDGHYQIGIYTLRKIQYGEEITFDYNSVTESKEEYEASVCLCGSHVCRGSYLNLTGDGAFLKVLEEWHGVLDCHQLMLEACELNSVSEDDYLDLGRAGLGSCLLGGLPDWLVAYSARVVRFINFERTKLPQEILAHNLEEKRKYFSDICLDVEKSDAEVQAEGVYNQRLQNLAVTLDKVRYVMRCIFGDPKNAPPPLKRLSPEESVSYIWNGEGSLVEELLLSMVPHVEEDLISDLKLKIRAHDPLCSDDIQKELQQSLLWLRDEVRNIPCTYKSRNDAAADLIHIYAYTKNFFRIQEYKAVTSPPVYISSLDLGPKYVDKLGTGFQEYRKTYGPNYCLGQLIFWHNQQNIDPDCSLAMASRGCLSLPEISSFYARVQKPSRQRVYGPKTVKFMLSRMEKQPQRPWPKDRIWSFKNSPKVIGSPMLDAVLNNSPLEKDLVHWLKHRTPIFQAMWDR; from the exons ATGGGCGATGGAGGCGTCGCATGCATACCTTTGCAACAACAACAGCAGCATATTATGGAGACGTTTCCAATTCCTTCAGAGAAAATGCTTTGTGCAGGTAAGAATAATGGGTTCAATTCAAAGTCTACAGTCAAATTCAGTGAGGCAGAACGGAAGCAGAAGATGAAGTTGAAGAAAGAAGAGGTAGTAGCGAAGGATGTTGAATTGGGAAGAACAGAATCAGGATTGGATAAGCCAGGTAAGAGTAGCAGAGAAGTTGGGCATGCTGAAAATGGTGTTGATAATGCAGAGAAAGATGAAGTTGAAGAGGGTGAATTTGGTACGTTGAAGTGGTCGAGAGTAGAAGTAGAGAATGGAGAGTTTGTGCCGGAGAAGTCAAGAAGAAGTGGAATTGAAAACAGTGAAAAATGGAGGAAAGCTGAGATTGACAAAGGAGAGAATGTACGGGGAAAGTGGCGGAGAGGGGATATAGAGAAAGGGGAGATAGTTCCAGAGAAGAGTAGAAAAGGTGAGGTTGATAATAGATCACGGAGGTTGGCAAAGGATGAAATTGAGAGAGGAGAGTTCATTCCAGATAGATGGGAAAAGGGTGATATTCTGAAGGATGACTTTCGTTATTCAAGAACACGCAGATATGAGCCTGAGAAAGACAGAGCGTGGAAAAATGTGCGTGAGCCAACACCACCTCTTGTTAAGTACTCAACTGACGATGGTACTAGAAGGAAAGAACTCAATCGAAGTGGGAATCAGCATGGAAAAACTACACCCAGATGGGAGACTGGCCAAGACAGAGGTTCGAGGTATGGTTCAAAGCTTATGAACGACGAAGTTTCCCATAGGAACGACTACAACGACGGTAAGAACTTTGGAAAAGATTATTCTTCTTGCAACCGTTTGAAGCGCTATAGTCTGGAGTCGGATAATTTTGAGCGCAAACATTATGGTGATTATGGGGATTATGCTGGTTCGAAAAGCAGGAGACTTTCAGAGGACAGCAGCAGAACTGCTCACTCCGACCATTATTCAATCCGCCCTATGGAAAGGTCTTGTaaaaattcttcttcttcttctcggaTATCTTCTTCTGATAAGTTCTCTACAAGACATTATGAATCTTCTTCTACATCTTCTCGGGAAGCTTACAGCAGACATGCGCATAGTCCTGGTCATTCTGATCGCTCACCTCGTGAAAAAGCTCGATATCATGATCACAGGGACCGCAGCCCTGCTCATCGGGATAGATCACCGTTTATTGGTGAAAGATCACCGTATGGTCGTGATAAATCACCGTACGACCGAAGTCGTCACTATGACCACCGTTATCGCAGTCCTCTTGCAGAGCGGTCCCCACAAGATCGAGCTCGATGTCATAGTCGCAGAGATcgaacaccaaactatttagaCAGATCACCTCTTGAACGGAGTAGGACCAATAACCACAGAGAAACAAGCCGAAGAAGCAAAGGTGAAAAGCATAACAATGTAAGCAGAACTCGGGAAGATAAAACTACACCAAAGGACCCTGATGGAAGAGAATCAGTTGCAAAAGAATCCTATGACGAGATCAATGAGCAAAATACCAATGGATCCATTGAGACTGTGGGTGACTGCAGGTCTTATGAAGGGGAGGAGAAGTCTCAGAGTCCAAACCAAACTTCTATAGAACTGTCTCATGTGGATGGAGTTCCTGAAGAGCTGCCTTCTATGGAGGAGGATATGGATATCTGTGACACCCCACCGCATGCTCCCTTGGTTACTGATACATCAACAGGTAAATGGTTTTATATTGATTATTATGGTTTGGAGCGCGGCCCTACTAGACTGTATGATCTGAAGGCACTCGTGGAAGAAGGTTCTTTAATGTCGGATCACTTTATTAAGCACTTGGATAGTGATAGATGGGTGACGGTTGAGAATGCTGTTTCTCCTTTGGTCACCATAAATTTTCCATCCATCGTACCAGACTCTGTAACTCAGTTGGTGAGCCCTCCTGAAGCAACCGGCAATGTATTGGTAGATATTACAGATACTGGACAATTAGGCATTCAGGGTGGTCATTCTGAACCTAACCAAATTCCAAGTGGTGGATCTATTTTACCTTCTGATGAAGGTGTGGATGCGTCTGAGCCATTAGGAGATCTTCACATTGATGAAAGGATTGGCGCTTTGTTAGAGGATATTACTGTTATTCCTGGGAAAGAACTTGAAACAATTGCAG AAGTTTTGCAGATGAATTTGGATGGTGAGCAATGGGAAAGATTGGCCATCTCCGAAG GTTTCTCAGATCATGTCAGTGAACAGCTCGATCAAAGTACCGATGATGTTGTGGAATTTAGTGACTTTGTAACATCAGTGGATTCTGGTTCCCAAAAAAATGTGTCATCTGACAAAGAGTTTGCCGTTGATGACGGTGACTGGACTTCTGGACCATGGTCTTGCAAGGGTGGTGATTGGAGGAGAAATGAGGAATCTGCCCAAGAAAGAAATGGTAGAAAGAAGCTTGTTCTGAATGATGGTTTTCCACTATGTCAGATGTCCAAATCAGGTTATGAGGATCCTAGATGGCATCAGAAGGATGAATTGTATTATCCTTCTCAAAGTAAACGACTTGATCTGCCTCCTTGGGCATTTACCTGTCTTGATGATAGGTCAACAGTAACAATAAGGGGAACTAAGGGAACCATGCTACCCGTTATCAGGATAAATGCTTGTGTGGTAAAGGATCATGGTTCATTTGTCTCTGAGCCTCGCATGAAGGTCAGGGGTAAGGGGCATTCAAGGTCTAGGCTATTCTCTTCAAATACTGATGGAAAGAGATCAACTGATGGTGATTCTTTGTCAAAGATTGCTAGAGATGTAAGTTCGGAGAGGTCTTTGAAGGCTACTGCTTTTGTTAGCATCCCTAAAGATCGTCTTTGCTCATATGATGACTTGCAGTTGCACTTTGGTGATTGGTATTACCTTGATGGTGCTGGGCATGAATGTGGGCCTTCATCATTTTCAGAGCTACAGTTATTGGTAGATCATGGTATCATTCAAAAGAACAGTAGTGTTTTCAGGAAATTTGATAGGGTATGGGTTCCAGTAACATCTTTTGCAGAATGTTCTGAATCGACAAGAAGGATTCAGAGGGAGAAAATTCCATTATTAGGTGAAAcaacaaaaaatccagtttCAGTATCTGGGGACGATTCCTTTAGTGGACTTGTCACAACCTCAAACATGTTTCAtgaactacatcctcagtttgTAGGATATACACGTGGAAAGTTACATGAATTAGTTATGAAATTTTACAAGAGCCGGGAGTTTGCTGCAGCAATAAATGATGTCTTAGATCCATGGATAAATGCAAAACAACCAAAGAAGGAGATGGAGAAGACCATGCACTGGAAATCAG ATGGTAGTGCACGTGCTGCTAAAAGAGCCAGGGTGCTGGTCGATGAAAGTGAAGACGATTATGAAATGGATGAGGATCTGCTGCATCAACGTCAAAAGGATGAAATTGCATTTGAAGATTTGTGTGGTGATGCTACTTTCCCTGGAGAAGAGAGTACAAGTTTGGAGGTTGAGTCCTGGGGTTTCCTTGATGGTCATATTCTGGCGCGAATTTTTCATTTTCTGCAGTCTGACCTAAAATCCTTATCATTTGCTTCTGTAACTTGTAAGCATTGGAGAGCTGCTGTTAGGTTTTACAAGGATATCTCCAAACAGGTTGACTTATCATCTTTGGGTCCAAACTGCACTAATTCCACATTCATGAATATCATG AGTACTTACAATAAAGAAAAGGTCAATTTTATAGTTCTAATTGGCTGCACCAACATTACCCCTGTTGTACTCGAAGAGATTCTTGGGATGTTTCCTCAGTTAGCCTCTATAGATGTTCGAGGCTGTAGTCAGTTCAATGATTTGCCCTCTAAGTACCCAAATATAAATTGGATGAAAAGAAGTTTAAATGCCacgaaaaacaatgaagaaacACACTCTAAAATGAGGAGCCTGAAGCATATAACTGACaaatcttcttctctttctaaAATTAAGGGTCTCAGTTCTAACGTGGATGATTTTGGTGAGCTGAAGCAGTATTTTGAGAGTGTGGATAAGAGAGAGTCAGCAAATCAGTTATTCCGCAGAAGCTTATACAAGCGTTCAAAAGTATTTGATGCTAGAAAGTCCTCGTCAATTGTCTCTAGAGATGCCCGCATGAGACAATGGTCTATTAAGAAATCAGAAGTTGGATATAAGAGGATGGTGGAATTTCTTGCTTCCAGTCTGAAGGAGATCATGAGGGACAATACATTTGAATTCTTTGTGCCCAAG GTTGCTGAAATTCAGGATAGAATTAGGAATGGTTATTACATCAAGCGGGGGCTTGGTTCTGTCAAGGAAGACATCAGTCGAATGTGTAGGGATGCAATCAA AGCGAAGAGCCGGGGTGATGGAGATATGAATCACATCATTACGCTATTCATTCAACTTGCCACCCGTTTGGAGAAGAAATCAAAGGTACATTTGGAGAAGGAGGAAGTGAGCTCTTGGGAAGATGACTCTTCTTTTAGACTTGGTTCTTCTGCTGCTTCAAAGTACAAAAGGCGGCTTGGTAAAGTAGGTACTGAAAGGAAATACACTAGCAGGAGCAATGGCTCCATCTTTGGAAATGGCGCTTTAGACCATGGAGAGTATGCGTCTGATCGAGAAATCAGGAGGCGCTTATCCAGATTGAATAAGAAGCCAATTGGATCTGAGAGTGAAACATCTGATGAGTTCGATAGATCTTCTGGAGATGGCAAGAGTGGTAGTGAGAACAGTGCCTCTGATACGGAAAGTGATTTGGAGTATTCATCAGGTCGACTTGAAACAAGAGGAGATAAATGCTTTATTCTTGATGAGGCATTTGATTCTACTATGGATGACCGTGAATGGGGTGCTCGCATGACAAAAGCAAGCCTTGTTCCTCCTGTCACAAGGAAGTATGAGTTGATTGATGAATATGTTGTCATAGCTGATGAGGAGGAAGTTCGACGCAAAATGAGGGTATCTTTACCAGATGACTATGTTGAGAAATTAAATGCTCAGAAGAATGGTGCTGAGGAATTGGATATGGAACTTCCTGAAGTCAAGGACTACAAGCCTCGAAAGAAAATTGGGGATGAGGTTTTAGAGCAGGAAGTTTATGGAATTGACCCTTATACACACAATCTTTTGCTTGACTCAGTGCCTGAAGAATTGGATTGGTCTCTTATGGATAAGCATATGTTTATTGAAGATGTGCTGCTTCGCACTTTGAATAAACAGGCCATACATTTTACTGGCACAGGAAACACTCCCATGAAGTATCCTTTACTGCCCGTTATTGAAGAAATTGAGAAGGTTGCTGCAGCAGAATGTGATATCCGAACAATGAGGCTGTGCCAAGGTATTTTGAAGGCCATTCATAGTCGACCTGAAGACAAATATGTTGCTTATAGGAAG GGGCTGGGTGTTGTATGCAACAAACAGGAAGGTTTTGGAGAAGACGATTTTGTTGTTGAATTTTTGGGAGAG GTTTATCCTGTATGGAAATGGTACGAGAAACAGGATGGAATTAGGTCATTACAGAAAAATGACAAGGACCCAGCTCCCGAATTTTATAACATCTATTTAGAAAGGCCAAAG GGTGACGGGGATGGTTATGATTTAGTGGTAGTTGATGCCATGCACAAAGCAAACTATGCAAGCCGCATTTGCCATTCATGCCGACCTAATTGTGAAGCAAA AGTTACTGCTGTAGATGGTCACTACCAGATTGGAATTTATACCTTACGCAAAATACAGTATGGTGAGGAAATCACATTTGATTATAATTCTGTTACGGAG AGTAAGGAAGAATACGAAGCATCAGTCTGTTTATGTGGCAGCCATGTTTGCCGAGGTAGCTACTTGAATTTGACCGGTGATGGAGCCTTTCTTAAG GTACTGGAGGAATGGCATGGAGTTCTGGATTGTCATCAGCTGATGCTAGAAGCCTGTGAGTTAAATTCCGTGTCAGAAGACGATTATCTTGACTTGGGTAGGGCTGGATTAGGCAGTTGTTTACTCGGGGGTTTGCCTGATTGGTTGGTGGCTTATTCAGCTCGTGTG GTGAGGTTCATTAATTTTGAAAGAACAAAGCTGCCCCAAGAGATTCTGGCTCACAATTtggaagagaaaaggaaataCTTCTCAGATATCTGTCTAGATGTTGAGAAGAGTGATGCCGAAGTTCAG GCGGAGGGTGTTTACAACCAAAGGCTACAAAATTTGGCTGTTACTCTCGACAAG GTGAGATACGTGATGAGATGCATTTTTGGCGACCCAAAGAATGCCCCACCTCCATTAAAGAGGCTCAGTCCTGAAGAATCTGTATCTTATATATGGAATGGAGAGGGATCACTTGTCGAGGAGCTGCTTCTCAGCATGGTTCCACATGTTGAAGAAGACTTGATAAGTGATCTCAAATTGAAGATTCGTGCCCACGATCCATTATGCTCTGATGACATTCAAAAGGAACTTCAACAATCTCTATTGTG GTTGAGAGATGAAGTTCGTAACATTCCTTGTACATACAAATCCCGTAATGATGCTGCTGCAGATTTGATTCATATTTATGCTTatactaagaatttttttagaATACAG GAATACAAAGCTGTAACTTCCCCACCAGTTTACATTAGTTCACTTGACTTGGGTCCCAAGTATGTGGATAAGTTAGGGACAGGTTTTCAAGAGTACCGCAAGACATATGGTCCGAATTATTGCTTAGGGCAACTAATTTTTTGGCACAACCAGCAGAATATCGATCCAGATTGTAGCCTGGCTATGGCCAGCAGGGGTTGCTTGTCTTTGCCAGAGATAAGCTCCTTCTATGCCCGAGTTCAGAAACCTTCTCGGCAGCGTGTATATGGCCCAAAGACTGTCAAATTTATGCTGTCAAGGATG GAGAAGCAGCCACAGAGGCCGTGGCCCAAGGATCGGATATGGTCATTCAAGAACTCCCCAAAAGTGATTGGCAGCCCAATGCTGGATGCGGTCTTGAACAACTCACCTTTAGAGAAGGATTTGGTACATTGGCTAAAGCACAGAACGCCCATATTTCAAGCCATGTGGGATCGGTAA
- the LOC103495566 gene encoding transcription factor bHLH117 — MESSPGDDASSSVWDDACFNAMFSDVSFQSFLAAGNHSQFGGGYIADALTFPDATTSFYPQPSTNFAAECTDSSDGPFFKLPKSEPMDVYEDTETKEPAFVLHDSTSFPHLPDLRSLEQRSSSFNKRARVDSMSNPLQMVEPMVRGCEGFQNFFVPYGQYKTSSDLITTSATASPTVQIPRSTFARQRRQKLSDKTRCLQKLLPWDKKMDIATMLEEACKYVKFLQAQLLALQSMPCESALSSYNSSNPYITGVFGGLERLNRNQLLQVLVNSPVAQTMLCSQSCCVFSAEQLGLIQKIAEKRVLPTFHPKP, encoded by the coding sequence ATGGAGAGTTCTCCCGGCGACGATGCTTCCTCCTCTGTTTGGGATGATGCTTGCTTCAACGCCATGTTTTCCGACGTCAGTTTTCAGTCATTTCTCGCTGCTGGTAACCACTCTCAGTTCGGAGGAGGCTACATTGCCGATGCTCTGACTTTCCCCGACGCTACTACGTCGTTCTATCCTCAACCAAGCACTAACTTCGCTGCTGAATGCACCGATTCTTCCGATGGTCCTTTCTTTAAGTTGCCTAAATCCGAGCCGATGGATGTGTATGAAGACACGGAGACTAAAGAACCCGCGTTTGTTCTTCATGATTCGACGTCGTTTCCTCACTTGCCGGATCTCCGTTCGTTAGAGCAACGTTCGTCGTCGTTTAACAAGCGTGCTCGAGTCGATTCTATGTCGAATCCGTTGCAAATGGTGGAGCCAATGGTGCGAGGTTGTGAGGGTTTCCAGAACTTTTTTGTGCCGTACGGACAGTACAAAACTTCGTCGGATTTAATAACTACTTCTGCTACTGCGTCTCCTACTGTTCAAATCCCTCGCAGCACATTTGCTCGACAGCGTCGTCAAAAATTAAGCGACAAGACACGTTGTTTGCAGAAACTACTGCCATGGGACAAAAAGATGGATATCGCTACAATGCTTGAAGAAGCGTGTAAATACGTTAAATTCCTTCAGGCGCAACTCCTTGCTCTTCAATCCATGCCCTGTGAATCCGCCCTTTCTTCTTATAATTCGAGTAATCCTTACATTACTGGTGTGTTTGGTGGATTGGAGAGGCTGAATCGAAACCAACTGTTGCAAGTTTTGGTTAACTCGCCGGTGGCTCAGACAATGCTTTGTTCACAGAGTTGTTGCGTTTTCTCAGCGGAACAGTTGGGGCTTATCCAGAAGATAGCAGAGAAAAGAGTTCTACCGACATTCCATCCCAAACCCTAG
- the LOC103495567 gene encoding STOREKEEPER protein-like: MAPKRLVEDLPSAHAFSDAEEESDFETHEDPEIDNLMNNSEDENEEHNQEDDDEEEEEEEHDEEQEHEQEIRSPIISKHENSLEKDSGFVSDSDSEKTQSSPSASAFTIKPILRKLATDSSKPKKSSHKSSIDCATTAKPVCSGSKRLIENHFQGNDPNKKIKRAMNGEDIEEVKRVSGSGINRLWSEDDEISILQGMIDFQLAKGSDPYTDMNQFLDFIRENLSVDVSKNQLIDKVRRLKKKYKNNSEKGRNGDDPVFLKQHEHKSFVLSKKIWGNEAKKKPRKQSVKASNSVSISSPRVDVEAGKLKEIINYNNVESKILPEEFLSEYPWLKASFMVENDKFRSEGLMRLVRERMPSIGSEKAKELDDKWRKLGESELELYVKKVDLVREQCKLILDSMGKAKRSS; this comes from the coding sequence ATGGCACCGAAGCGGCTCGTCGAAGATCTACCGTCCGCTCATGCCTTTTCAGATGCAGAAGAAGAATCCGATTTCGAGACTCATGAAGATCCAGAAATCGATAATCTAATGAACAACTCTGAGGATGAGAACGAAGAACACAACCAGGAAGacgatgatgaagaagaagaagaagaagaacatgATGAAGAACAGGAGCATGAACAAGAAATCCGTTCTCCTATCATCTCCAAACATGAAAATTCTCTCGAAAAGGATTCTGGGTTTGTCTCGGATTCCGATTCTGAGAAAACCCAATCATCCCCAAGTGCTTCTGCTTTCACCATCAAACCAATTCTTCGAAAATTGGCTACTGATTCTTCTAAACCTAAGAAGAGTTCTCACAAATCGAGCATAGATTGTGCTACTACTGCGAAGCCTGTTTGTTCAGGTTCGAAGCGTCTTATTGAGAATCACTTTCAAGGGAATGATCCGAATAAGAAGATCAAGAGAGCAATGAATGGCGAAGATATTGAAGAAGTGAAAAGGGTCTCTGGCTCTGGCATTAATAGGCTTTGGAGTGAAGATGATGAGATTTCCATATTACAGGGCATGATTGATTTTCAATTAGCAAAAGGGTCTGACCCTTATACTGATATGAACCAATTTCTTGATTTCATAAGGGAAAATCTAAGTGTTGATGTGTCAAAGAATCAACTGATTGATAAAGTgaggaggttgaagaagaagtaTAAGAACAACTCAGAGAAAGGTAGGAATGGGGATGATCCTGTATTTTTGAAACAACATGAGCACAAGTCCTTTGTACTTTCGAAAAAAATCTGGGGCAATGAAGCAAAGAAGAAGCCAAGGAAACAGAGTGTGAAAGCTAGCAATTCAGTGTCTATAAGCTCGCCAAGAGTGGATGTGGAAGCAGGGAAGCTTAAAGAGATTATTAACTATAATAATGTTGAGAGTAAGATTTTACCAGAGGAGTTTCTATCTGAATATCCATGGCTGAAAGCTTCTTTCATGGTGGAGAATGATAAGTTTCGTTCAGAAGGGTTAATGCGCCTTGTTAGAGAAAGAATGCCATCAATTGGGAGTGAAAAGGCAAAGGAATTGGATGATAAATGGAGGAAATTAGGCGAAAGTGAACTGGAATTATATGTGAAGAAGGTTGATTTAGTTAGGGAACAATGTAAACTAATATTGGATTCAATGGGGAAGGCAAAGAGATCTTCATAA